The following coding sequences lie in one Drosophila sulfurigaster albostrigata strain 15112-1811.04 chromosome 2R, ASM2355843v2, whole genome shotgun sequence genomic window:
- the LOC133838531 gene encoding uncharacterized protein LOC133838531 isoform X1 → MAFSTQKEFFHVPFMNESIDFECTDVCVKLKSYPSTNDDRSWSADEEKKSRFVSDLVSCNTPIFWRRGPEGGEPYDRPGGGPGGRGAGGPGGRGGPDDDYYDGRTGKPGQDGGRGGGRGKQGGRGGDGQDRGGGRPGRGRGQGAADGYGGRGQDQYGRGGPDQGRGPGVDGRSGKGRGQGHGPGGYGGTGKDQGGRGPSQGEGSGGYGGSGQDQRGRAPGQGPGGYGGPGQDYSGRGPGQGQGPGGYGGSGQDQGGRGPGQGPASGYGGPGQVQGERGQGLGPGGYGAPGQDQGGRGQGQGAGGPGQDQGGRGQGPGGYGAPGQDQGGRGQGQGAGGPGQDQGGRGQGPGGYGGPGQDQGGRGPGQGAGGPGQGPGGYGGPGQDQGGRGPGQGPASGYGSPGQDQGGRGQGQGPGGYGAPGQDQGGRGPGEGQGPGGYGGPGQDQGGRGPGQAQGPGGGPGQGQGPGSRGSYGGPGQDRDGRGPGQGQGPGGYGGPGQDQGGRGPGQGQGPGGYGGPGQDQGGRGPGQGQGPGGYGGPGQDQGGRGPGQGQGPGGYGGPGQDQGGRGPGQGRDGGGPGQGQGPGGYGGPGQDQGGRGLGQAQGPGGGPGQGQGPGRVVMAVRVRIGMGVDQVKDRDLVVMGVLAKIRVDEDQVKDRDLEVMGVLAKIRVDEDQVRTGPGGYGGPGQDLGWTRSRSGQGPGGYGGPGQDQGGRGPGQGQGPGGYGGPGQDQGGRGPGQGQGPGGYGGPGQDQGGRGPGQGRDGGGPGQGQGPGGYGGPGQDQGGRGLGQAQGPGGGSGQGQGPGSRGSYGGPGQDRDGRGPGQGQGPGGYGGPGQDQGGRGPGQGQGPGGYGGPGQDQGGRGPGQGRDGGGPGQGPGGFGGPGQDQGGRGLSQAQGRGGGPGQGQGPGSRGSYGGPGHDGDKRGQGQGQGQGGYGGPGQDQGVRGPGQGLGPGGYGGPGQDQGGRGPGQGRDGGGPGQGQGPGGYGSPGQDRGGRGPAQGTDFGGSGQGQGTGPYSGVDQVGRGPGQGRDGVGQGQGPGGFRSPGQEQGASRQGGPGQEQDRRGSRIGADKGPGQTDQGGRGSGQGRDGGPGARPGQGGPGPVQGQRGSRVAQDGQAPGRAQGPGAYGAQGYDQGRDGGAPGHGHGPTGFAGGPGQGQDPGGYGADQGGGPGGYGGGPGKQGGGPGGYGGGPGKQGGGPGGYGGGPGGPGDPRGSLGISDGNPLVGDALINAADETIENMKNVMAKNNLLPKEIIDELDRSTPPRVENAEIKRIMNQRYDPDKSRELRDKIVELEDSGKISPNDANGLYNLQRSIDDMNTAHEILEVENANLRRLIEKQSRRVSMETIKVDPERSNDVNYLQNKIDGMSKELLVLRQFEEDVMASGGPGSPGGTGRQQPPDLDVETIQQMLSERGGLRNKINTLGYLDKVGPLKKKKGDTDYAAGDLARNLEEQNQYIHDMECDIEEMQKYYETEVEQSKYNEELLKCTCNELQQQVIALQPAAQRCKCMQLEIDVLRNELRKRDLALNSYDCQYQQLMNVICELNQKYGNQRGDCPTFEVAECPNVGDDLAFYTGATLEHIRNELDKQVDCFKQMNQNKYSGGQDINNLQDCMDELERLRKLLGEKDGQLGVLIEDNECMCEAALESNKRLNQLDQKVRDLDRDTRYMEDGMRESIGLIQEIGDVARENERLKDRVNNMKTSELQDLTDDLKRQLEDCMKNKQMCEEINKNFKDALRELGADPDNIEKEAKEKIEQQWKAEEEAKRAAEAQAKADEEARAERMREQARELAEQKAAEDTAVGKPGEEPSEERQAEGQDTLTETPGTKPTGPEVEKIPKAEPEQAGAVLKEVPKATDRAPSQPGIKSAEAEKVAAKPSDKPVEKPADASADKAADKLVDKPADKSADRPADKPADKAADKPADKAADKPADKSADKQAEKAADKQAEKAADKKAVDKPAEKAADKPKDAGKPEPTAGQTPAAKAAEKAPAQPITSDPSAAKAGGEKPTAEAVGAKSGAPAADKSGAPAADKAGAAKAGQPTEKAVTPPATATGAAKQETTGQPTKPAEKSPAQPVTAAGGTKPGETASDAPPVAAAKKPAAADQAKAVEKPGAQPTATAAVEKPAAAGQGAKAAEKTGGQPAQAAVAEKPAAAGQPAEKAATQPTGAAGGAKQGPTGAPAKPAEKTPGQPTTATGGPKPGATTGDKTSAPGEKARASGQPGAKPAGAAAGAAGERKGLAAKPGLQGPGKERLGDEGISGAAGGKAAKAPKGKGDDYGRRGKKGSKHMDDTTEEQFDEFVRNTVKTLSAGEIDGVGLERELRKILDMFIDECGFCFCKCNIPKSRFYAICHRLYHHGLHTLDFKDLAYMHKRIFAAAENILPGALFNIIMKDIIAGNSQSLAPLCAPKETPVAEQQCCSCKSSLCCDDTEEKLMIKVMRLENDIENAKMCLKNLKSIPSNISIEAFRMEGGDSPVKDRVLRSSRGGNSIIMYKHIKQARNVKKSVVANN, encoded by the exons ATGGCTTTCTCCACCCAAAAAGAGTTCTTTCATGTGCCTTTTATGAATGAGTCTATCGACTTTGAATGCACAGACGTATGCGTGAAGTTAAAAAGTTATCCATCGACAAACGATGATCGATCCTGGTCGGCTGATGAAGAGAAGAAATCACGATTTGTCTCGGACTTAGTGTCCTGCAATACACCCATATTTTGGCGCCGGGGCCCTGAAGGAGGAGAACCTTACGACAGACCTGGAGGCGGTCCAGGCGGCAGAGGCGCTGGTGGACCTGGAGGCAGAGGCGGACCTGACGATGACTATTATGACGGTAGGACGGGTAAGCCTGGTCAGGATGGTGGTAGGGGTGGAGGGAGGGGAAAGCAAGGCGGTAGAGGCGGGGATGGCCAGGATAGAGGTGGGGGAAGGCCAGGTCGGGGTAGAGGTCAAGGCGCAGCTGATGGCTACGGAGGTAGAGGACAGGATCAATACGGTCGCGGGGGACCTGATCAGGGCAGAGGCCCTGGTGTAGATGGGCGGTCAGGCAAAGGACGAGGGCAAGGACATGGTCCGGGGGGCTATGGAGGAACTGGGAAAGATCAAGGTGGACGTGGACCTAGTCAAGGAGAGGGATCGGGGGGTTATGGAGGCTCTGGCCAGGATCAACGTGGTCGGGCACCAGGACAAGGTCCAGGTGGATATGGAGGCCCTGGTCAGGATTATAGTGGACGCGGACCAGGTCAGGGACAAGGACCCGGGGGTTATGGAGGCTCTGGCCAGGATCAGGGTGGGCGAGGACCAGGTCAGGGACCAGCTTCTGGTTATGGGGGCCCTGGTCAAGTTCAGGGAGAGCGTGGTCAAGGCCTGGGACCAGGTGGTTATGGAGCTCCTGGCCAGGATCAGGGTGGACGGGGACAAGGACAGGGTGCAGGAGGTCCTGGCCAGGATCAGGGTGGTAGAGGCCAGGGACCAGGTGGTTATGGAGCTCCTGGCCAGGATCAGGGTGGACGGGGACAAGGACAGGGTGCAGGAGGTCCTGGCCAGGATCAGGGTGGTAGAGGCCAGGGACCAGGTGGTTATGGAGGCCCTGGCCAGGATCAGGGTGGACGGGGACCAGGACAGGGAGCAGGAG GTCCTGGCCAGGGACCAGGAGGGTATGGAGGGCCTGGCCAGGATCAGGGTGGCCGTGGACCGGGTCAGGGACCAGCTTCTGGATATGGGAGTCCTGGTCAAGATCAGGGTGGGCGAGGTCAAGGCCAGGGACCAGGTGGATATGGAGCCCCTGGCCAGGATCAGGGTGGACGAGGACCAGGTGAAGGACAGGGACCTGGTGGTTATGGTGGTCCTGGCCAAGATCAGGGTGGACGAGGACCAGGTCAGG CCCAGGGACCAGGAGGAGGTCCTGGTCAGGGACAAGGCCCTGGCAGTCGTGGTAGTTATGGCGGTCCGGGTCAGGATCGGGATGGGCGTGGACCAGGTCAAGGACAGGGACCTGGAGGTTATGGGGGTCCTGGCCAAGATCAGGGTGGACGAGGACCAGGTCAAGGACAGGGACCTGGAGGTTATGGTGGTCCTGGCCAAGATCAGGGTGGACGAGGACCAGGTCAAGGACAGGGACCTGGAGGTTATGGTGGTCCTGGCCAAGATCAAGGTGGACGAGGACCAGGTCAAGGACAGGGACCTGGTGGTTATGGTGGTCCTGGCCAAGATCAAGGTGGACGTGGACCAGGTCAGGGTAGAGACGGTGGAGGACCCGGTCAGGGACAGGGGCCTGGGGGCTATGGAGGACCGGGTCAGGATCAGGGTGGGCGGGGACTGGGACAAGCCCAGGGACCAGGAGGAGGTCCTGGTCAGGGACAAGGCCCTGGCAGGGTAGTTATGGCGGTCCGGGTCAGGATCGGGATGGGCGTGGACCAGGTCAAGGACAGGGACCTAGTGGTTATGGGGGTCCTGGCCAAGATCAGGGTGGACGAGGACCAGGTCAAGGACAGGGACCTGGAGGTTATGGGGGTCCTGGCCAAGATCAGGGTGGACGAGGACCAGGTCAGGACAGGACCTGGTGGTTATGGGGGTCCTGGCCAAGATCTGGGGTGGACGAGGTCCAGGTCAGGACAGGGACCTGGAGGTTATGGTGGTCCTGGCCAAGATCAGGGTGGACGAGGACCAGGTCAAGGACAGGGACCTGGAGGTTATGGTGGTCCTGGCCAAGATCAAGGTGGACGAGGACCAGGTCAAGGACAGGGACCTGGTGGTTATGGTGGTCCTGGCCAAGATCAAGGTGGACGAGGACCAGGTCAGGGTAGAGACGGTGGAGGACCCGGTCAGGGACAGGGGCCTGGGGGCTATGGAGGACCGGGTCAGGATCAGGGTGGGCGGGGACTGGGTCAAGCCCAGGGACCAGGAGGAGGTTCTGGTCAGGGACAAGGCCCTGGCAGTCGTGGTAGTTATGGCGGTCCGGGTCAGGATCGGGATGGGCGTGGACCAGGTCAAGGACAGGGACCTGGAGGTTATGGGGGTCCTGGCCAAGATCAGGGTGGACGAGGACCAGGTCAAGGACAGGGACCTGGGGGTTATGGTGGTCCTGGCCAAGATCAAGGTGGACGAGGACCAGGTCAGGGTAGAGACGGTGGAGGACCCGGACAGGGGCCTGGGGGCTTTGGAGGACCGGGTCAGGATCAGGGTGGGCGGGGACTGAGTCAAGCCCAGGGACGAGGTGGAGGTCCTGGACAGGGACAAGGACCTGGAAGTCGTGGTAGCTATGGTGGGCCAGGCCATGATGGAGATAAGCGAGGCCAAGGTCAGGGTCAGGGCCAAGGTGGCTATGGAGGTCCCGGACAGGATCAGGGTGTACGTGGACCAGGTCAGGGACTGGGACCTGGTGGTTATGGAGGTCCTGGCCAAGATCAAGGTGGACGAGGACCAGGTCAGGGTAGAGATGGTGGGGGCCCCGGACAGGGACAAGGGCCAGGCGGCTATGGAAGTCCAGGTCAGGATCGCGGCGGGCGTGGTCCGGCTCAAGGAACAGACTTTGGAGGATCGGGTCAGGGGCAAGGAACAGGGCCATACAGTGGAGTAGACCAGGTTGGACGTGGGCCGGGACAAGGGCGAGATGGAGTCGGTCAAGGCCAGGGTCCAGGGGGCTTTAGAAGTCCCGGCCAAGAGCAGGGTGCAAGTCGACAAGGCGGTCCAGGACAAGAACAGGACCGACGTGGGTCACGTATTGGAGCCGATAAGGGACCAGGTCAGACAGATCAGGGTGGCCGTGGGTCAGGTCAAGGACGAGACGGTGGACCAGGTGCAAGACCGGGCCAAGGTGGTCCCGGTCCAGTGCAGGGGCAACGTGGATCTCGTGTTGCACAAGACGGACAAGCACCAGGTCGGGCACAGGGCCCCGGTGCTTATGGAGCACAAGGTTACGACCAAGGCCGCGATGGTGGAGCTCCAGGGCATGGTCATGGGCCAACTGGATTTGCTGGAGGTCCAGGTCAAGGGCAAGATCCGGGGGGTTATGGAGCCGACCAGGGAGGAGGACCTGGAGGATATGGTGGTGGCCCAGGAAAACAAGGTGGTGGTCCAGGAGGTTATGGTGGTGGCCCAGGAAAACAAGGGGGTGGTCCTGGAGGTTATGGTGGTGGCCCAGGTGGCCCTGGTGATCCTCGAGGAAGTCTTGGCATCTCTGATGGAAATCCGTTGGTCGGTGATGCTTTAATCAATGCTGCTGACGAGACAATTGAGAATATGAAGAACGTAATGGCTAAAAACAATTTACTACCAAAAGAAATTATCGACGAACTGGATAGATCAACACCACCCAGGGTAGAAAATGCCGAGATAAAGCGAATTATGAATCAACGTTACGATCCGGACAAAAGTAGGGAACTTAGAGATAAGATCGTCGAACTTGAAGACTCTGGGAAGATCAGCCCCAATGATGCAAACGGACTCTACAATCTGCAAAGATCTATTGATGATATGAACACAGCTCATGAGATTCTAGAAGTGGAAAATGCAAATCTGCGACGTCTCATTGAGAAGCAGTCCAGGCGCGTATCAATGGAGACCATTAAAGTCGATCCTGAGAGAAGCAATGACGTTAACTacttgcaaaataaaatcgatGGCATGAGTAAAGAACTTTTGGTGCTGCGACAATTTGAAGAAGATGTTATGGCATCTGGCGGGCCTGGTAGTCCTGGCGGCACTGGCAGGCAACAACCTCCTGATTTGGACGTCGAAACTATTCAACAAATGTTATCGGAGCGAGGCGGATTACGCAACAAAATTAACACGCTAGGTTATCTTGATAAGGTTGGTCcattgaagaagaaaaagggTGATACCGATTATGCTGCCGGAGACCTAGCACGAAATCTTGAAGaacaaaatcaatatattCATGATATGGAATGCGACATTgaagaaatgcaaaagtattaCGAAACCGAAGTGGAACAATCCAAATATAATGAGGAATTGCTTAAg TGCACCTGTAATGAGCTACAACAGCAAGTGATTGCTCTCCAACCTGCGGCTCAGCGTTGTAAGTGCATGCAATTGGAGATCGACGTGCTCCGCAATGAACTCCGTAAACGAGATCTTGCTTTGAATTCTTACGATTGCCAGTACCAACAGTTAATg aACGTCATCTGTGAGTTAAACCAAAAGTATGGAAATCAGCGAGGCGATTGTCCAACATTTGAAGTAGCTGAGTGTCCTAATGTGGGTGATGATCTAGCTTTCTATACAGGCGCCACGTTGGAGCACATTCGGAATGAATTGGATAAACAGGTCGACTGCTTCAAGCAAatgaatcaaaataaatattcggGTGGCCAAGATATCAACAATTTACAAGACTGCATGGACGAATTAGAACGCCTTAGAAAGTTATTGGGAGAAAAGGATGGCCAGTTGGGTGTATTAATTGAGGACAACGAGTGCATGTGCGAGGCTGCACTCGAGAGTAATAAGCGTCTGAACCAATTGGATCAAAAGGTTCGTGATTTGGATAGAGACACACGGTATATGGAGGATGGGATGCGCGAGAGCATAGGCCTAATACAGGAAATTGGAGATGTTGCTAGAGAGAATGAAAGGCTTAAGGATAGAGTTAACAATATGAAAACTTCAGAGCTTCAAGATTTAACTGACGATCTGAAAAGGCAATTGGAAGACTGCATGAAGAACAAGCAGATGTGTGAAGAAATTAACAAGAATTTTAAGGACGCATTAAGGGAACTCGGTGCTGATCccgataatattgaaaaagaaGCTAAAGAAAAAATAGAGCAGCAATGGAAGgccgaagaagaagcaaaacgAGCGGCTGAAGCTCAAGCTAAGGCAGACGAAGAGGCCAGGGCTGAAAGAATGCGCGAACAAGCAAGAGAGTTAGCTGAACAAAAAGCAGCAGAAGATACAGCAGTTGGTAAACCAGGGGAAGAACCAAGTGAAGAACGTCAAGCAGAAGGTCAAGATACATTAACGGAGACACCTGGTACTAAGCCGACTGGGCCAGAAGTTGAAAAGATTCCAAAAGCTGAACCCGAACAAGCAGGAGCTGTGCTAAAAGAAGTACCTAAGGCTACAGATCGTGCACCAAGTCAACCAGGAATCAAATCAGCTGAAGCTGAGAAAGTTGCAGCAAAGCCCAGCGATAAACCCGTAGAAAAACCAGCTGATGCGTCAGCTGACAAGGCAGCCGATAAACTAGTTGACAAACCAGCTGATAAGTCAGCTGATAGGCCAGCTGATAAACCAGCTGACAAGGCAGCTGATAAACCAGCTGACAAGGCAGCTGATAAGCCAGCTGACAAATCAGCTGACAAACAAGCTGAGAAAGCAGCTGACAAACAAGCTGAGAAAGCAGCTGACAAAAAGGCTGTTGACAAACCAGCTGAGAAAGCAGCTGATAAACCAAAGGATGCGGGAAAACCTGAACCGACAGCGGGACAAACACCTGCTGCTAAGGCTGCTGAAAAAGCACCTGCACAACCGATAACTTCTGACCCATCGGCTGCAAAAGCTGGTGGTGAGAAACCAACTGCCGAAGCTGTGGGAGCTAAATCGGGAGCGCCTGCTGCGGATAAGTCCGGAGCACCAGCAGCTGATAAAGCAGGGGCAGCGAAAGCGGGTCAACCTACTGAGAAAGCAGTCACACCGCCTGCTACTGCAACCGGAGCTGCGAAGCAGGAAACAACCGGACAACCTACTAAGCCAGCAGAAAAATCACCTGCACAGCCGGTTACAGCTGCTGGTGGGACCAAGCCGGGAGAAACAGCTTCTGATGCACCACCAGTAGCCGCGGCGAaaaaaccagcagcagctgaccAAGCTAAGGCAGTTGAAAAACCAGGTGCCCAGCCTACCGCGACAGCAGCCGTTGAAAAACCCGCAGCAGCAGGTCAAGGTGCCAAGGCGGCTGAAAAAACTGGAGGACAGCCTGCCCAGGCAGCTGTCGCTGAGAAGCCTGCGGCTGCGGGACAACCTGCTGAGAAAGCAGCGACTCAACCTACTGGAGCAGCCGGTGGTGCTAAACAGGGACCAACTGGTGCGCCTGCCAAGCCAGCAGAAAAAACTCCTGGGCAACCAACTACAGCTACAGGAGGACCTAAACCGGGTGCAACAACAGGCGATAAAACTTCAGCACCAGGAGAAAAGGCCAGAGCGTCCGGACAGCCGGGCGCCAAgccagctggagcagcagctggtgcTGCAGGGGAAAGAAAAGGCTTGGCGGCAAAGCCAGGCTTACAAGGCCCTGGAAAGGAGAGACTTGGGGATGAGGGAATTAGCGGAGCTGCTGGAGGCAAAGCTGCGAAAGCTCCCAAAGGTAAAGGTGATGATTACGGGCGTCGCGGAAAGAAGGGTTCCAAGCATATGGACGACACCACCGAGGAGCAGTTCGATGAGTTTGTAAGGAATACCGTGAAAACTCTATCGGCTGGCGAAATTGATGGTGTTGGCTTGGAAAGAGAATTGCGAAAAATACTGGACATGTTTATCGACGAGTGTGGTTTCTGCTTTTGCAAATGTAACATTCCCAAAAGCCGATTCTATGCTATTTGTCATCGACTATATCACCATGGTCTACACACTTTGGACTTTAAGGATCTGGCCTACATGCATAAGCGAATTTTTGCCGCAGCAGAGAATATACTTCCTGGCGCTCTCTTTAATATCATAATGAAAGACATTATCGCTGGCAATTCACAGAGCCTGGCTCCGCTGTGCGCTCCTAAAGAAACTCCTGTGGCGGAACAACAATGCTGCTCATGCAAAAGTTCTCTTTGTTGCGATGATACTGAAGAAAAACTCATGATTAAAG TAATGCGACTTGAGAATGATATTGAGAATGCCAAAATGTgcttaaagaatttaaaaagcaTACCATCGAATATTTCCATTGAAGCATTTCGTATGGAAGGTGGCGATAGTCCAGTAAA GGATAGAGTTCTTCGCTCTTCGCGCGGTGGTAATTCTATAATAATGTACAAGCATATAAAGCAGGCTCGCAATGTTAAG AAGAGCGTTGttgcaaacaatt